The following nucleotide sequence is from Solanum dulcamara chromosome 7, daSolDulc1.2, whole genome shotgun sequence.
AAAGAGTGGCGTGGCGAGCGAGATAGAAGGGAGGCGAGCAAAATCTATCTATGTATCCCAAATACATGCGGATCTATTTGAATACAGTGTATCTAGAACAAATTATACCTAATTTTGGCCTTATGTATCCcgaaatacatgtatctagacACACCAAAATCTAGTAAAATTCATAATGTTGCAAACTAAAGCTTATCTAAATAATTAGCTCCTAAACtagtaaatttttttataagtttCCCAAATATATTAGTTAGGCTTAATCAAACCGAGTAAATGTTAGTTACATCGGAAGTTCAAAATatgtaacaaaagaaaaagaaaaagtgggTTCAAAGTGATATACACACAACACAAACATTCTGTTGTTCAATTTATTTAACACATTGATCGAGTCAAAAGCGGTTGTTATTACCCAACACATTAAGAATAGCCTAGATCCGAACACAACTGCATTACTATTTCTCATGGAGACCAAATCAACACCACCATTTTACTGACTATCAACAAAGCACTGTGTTCCAACGTTAGTATTCTAATGTTCAGAATATTATTTAACCATCTTGCGTAAAAGACCCCTCTAATCTACTTTCATTACCTGAAATTGTAAGTGCTACGTTACAACTTGTCTTCTCTTTCACGTCtataaatctaaaattttactTGCAATTCACACGTTCCAAGAGAGCTGTAAAAAAACAATGGTGTGATTTCATTTCCAAATGAGATCAGAATCTACTAGAATGTACATAAAATGGAATACAAGTCTAAAACCTATGCCTCAGAAGAATCTTCCCCTATCTCCCTCCTTTAAAAACCCCCAAAGAAATCATTGAGTCTCAATTTTGCTACAGTTAGAGGACTACACCAAAACTAATGCCTCCACGCACCATAGACTTCTAAATGGAGCACATCGCTGACGTACTGGAACTCCAATACAGCATTAACTTCTAGTGCTGGCATCTAAGGTATGATATTTCAACTTCTATAGATGCTGTTACAAATCTGTTTTGGTTCTTGCTACTTGTATCATTTACCTGGCTTCCTGCATACTGTACATGTTAGTGTTACCCGTAAGTATTTACATTCAGAAGTGCTGCCTTAACCTGCTACTGCTTCTTCTGACACTATTACTAGTCTTCATTCCACTACCCCAATCTTCATCGTCTTCATAGTCTTCATCATCACCACCCATCATTCGACCAGATTTCCTGCTTCGTCTTGGAGGAGGGCGTTTCCTTTTAATGTTCGCCGTGTAGATTGCATAGTCCACTGTATCTTCCTTCAAGGCATTCTTGAAATCCTACCAAAAAAGATAATGAAGATGAAATAAATGGCAAAAATGCAAGGTGGCCACTTCAGTTTAGCTGCAAAGTAATCTCCTTTCCAGCATGAATAGTCATAATAGATAAACAAGCAATAACTTTAGGCTCATTTATTAATTCCTGTTTCTTCCTAAAGTGCAAAAGAAATTCCCTTTCTTTTAAGTAAAGAAATATGTATTGATATTGTCATGTGTCATCCTGAAGAACTTCAAAACTGAAGTGCAAAAGAAATCCCTCATGACCATGGTTAAAATATAGGAGAAATATCACATTCTTAGAAAGGGGCGATCAATGTCACATGATCATTTAAGTGTTAACTCCAGCTTGTCTATTTGAATAAGCTAAATTACAAACTGCACGCCCTTGATATGCAATCACAACGCAACACCAGCAAGAAACAAATAAATGCATATGCAAAATAGAGTGAAGAAATGAAAGAGAAGCGTTACATATTTAACCATGACAGCTTCAAAAGTACAGGGTGGCAAATCATCCAGCAGATAAATGTGTGAATAATTTGTCAAGGCCTAATATAGCAACACATAATGGTAATATGTTTGTTCTCAGGATCAGAAAACTATCAGAGAGAATCAAACATGAACGTTGGTGGAACATACATAGAATATGTTACTGCACTTAAATTACCTGATATCTCCGGACAAAGTCTTCATAATTCTTTGGGTGCTCAATGTTGATTTCATTCACATTGAAAGGAAGACTTTGCTTTGAAAGACCTTCCCCAGGTTTTAGGGGATCATTTGGAGAATATGCCTAATGAAACCAACCAACATAAGATAAGTATCATGAGATGGTGCCAAGTGTTCATTTACATAGTCTCATGCACAGCTAACAGACAATTCAGAAAGCCAAACCTGGCAACGGGCATCATTTAGATCATACACAATTTTGAGGTGCCTCTTAAGCCTCAGAAGCAGCTGTAAAGCGCCAGCTGCCAGACACTCCACCTGTATAATACTCATATTTGTTAAACAGAAGAATTGAAAAACAGACTAACCAAAAAAGAACTCATCATCTATCAATTGTGAAAGTTAGGAGGAACATATGACCTATAAAAAAGACAACAGTTAAGCTTGTGACATATCTCATGTGCTCTGCATGCCACACCACACCATGCTCATATGACAGTTTGATGGAGAGAGCATACCTGGATCATCTGCAAATCAGCATTTGATATGCCATGTGGATTTGATGATGCCAGATGGGGCATATATGGATCCACTGATCCATAATCTCCACCAACATGATCACCTTCAAAGCCTTCCTCAATTTTTGAGTTGGCAACCATTGTTTCAGTCTCGCACCTAATAGGTTGATTAGGCTCTGTTAGAatgctcccacttccatttaTTTTTTGACAGCCTGCTTGTAAAAATTGTAAAAATCCCTTCATATTTGCCTCCACTGTGCCAGCCCTAACTTGAATAATCCGATTTATTGAATAGATCAAATAAAGGGGCTCATCAGGCGATGTGAATGGAAGCGAAGCAAGAATTTCAGTGCAGTATCTGGAAGAGAGGAAAAATACAATTCAGGATCAATAGTTAGTGCAAACAAAGTAAACATGGAAACAGTAACCAACTTCAGGGTCAGTACTCCAGATTGGTGCATACATCAAAAATGGGCCCACTTGATCACTCCAACTTGGTGTATCAAATTTGCGCACAACTGAGGCCATAAATTTGTTCCTTGAAATACGATTTCCACGGATGAGCTTGTAGATTCGAGATACCCCGAGCCTTGCATGGGTAAATAAGCCAGGCTCTGACTTTCCTGACATGATACCTGGAGCTTTGGACTGGGGTTTTAAACTTTGAGAATCACCTTTATTCATGGCTTGTATGAACATAAATGACATTTGTAGACCATCACCAAGACGGCTCTCAAAGAAGGATGGATACCTGAAAAAAAGCCAGCAACAATTAACATAAACTCATCAATATCAAGAGGTAATTCTATATTCTAACAATACAGAGAGCGTACTTCTCATTCATGTTCATCAACAAATGATGAGCCAGCTTTGAGTTCACCTCCTGAGGATCTGTTTCAAGAGCTATCAAAGAGGGAACACAAGTAATAGGATGAACAAGACCTTGACGCAATACAACCTCCACAATCTGTTTGAACAAAATAGAAGGTTGATTAGAGTAGGAATCTACCCCATAGTTCGAATGGGTAAAAGGATTGGCATATATCTTTGAGAATAAATGCTCCATGCTTTAGAAAATAGCAACACATAGAATTTCCAAATAAATGAGGGTCGCGTAAGTCAGGGAAATGAACGCCAGCAGTAAGCTGACCAGCTCTTAGACTAAAATGTCCTCTAAGTGGGAGAGAGTGCAATCCATAAGAGGAGCTTAATGAATCAATTTTTACACgagaagaaaattaaaaaattagggAATTACCTTCAGAGAAGACTGACGCACTAGTTCATTCACATCCAGGCATCTTTCTAAGATTTTAGCCCAATACAACTGAATTATTCCCCCACAAATGTTGGTATCACCAGCCCCTGCAGCAACAGGCACACTAGGGCCACCAAGTGCTGTATTAGCAACTTCATTCTCACTTGCATTATTTGTTCCCATTTGACTTTCGGCATCCAGAAGATACTCATACATGTTTTGCAGTGATTGCATCTGGCCGACAAATGATTCAGTATACAGCATATCATAAGCGtgaaataagaagaaaagaagttACCTTGAGTCGTGTATCAGTATTATAAGAAAGTGTGGCCTCCAAAATTCTTCCTACATCCTTTTCCAGCATACATTCAGGGCGAGCAATAAAAACATAGCCCAGTGCCTGAAAGTTGCATAGTTACATAGCTGATGATTATGACATACATGCAGGACTTGAAGGGAATAGGAAGACTCACCTGCAATGAGCGGACCTTGATAACAAAGTCCTCGGCCTGTAGATATTTCTTAAATAGATTGAGGCTGCTAGAAACATGTAAGTTGTTACTGGAAACAGATGCATGCAACAAAGAGCTACTGTAACGTATTAGCAAACCCAGGCAGAAAAGAGACCGTCCCACTTGCTGAAAGTTCTGAAAAAGAACTAAAGTAAGCAATAATGCCATACAGATCTTATAACAAAACGCGGAGAGAAAACATCTGCTTTTTCCTAGAAATGACCAGAACCTTCATGGGGTCTCACATACCTGCTTGTTAGTGAAACCTAGGGAATCAAGGCGTTTGAAGAATAACTGGATAAGGTGTTCAACAATAGTTGAGCCTTTTCCACCAACTTTACTTACAGAGCAGAGGCACCTGTAAATTTGTAAGCAAAAGCTTATAAGGAAAAAAGTGAAGATGGAATATGAAGTTGTGAGAATTTTATGAAGGGAAATGGCTAGTCCCAATTTATAGAGAAGAGGGTATTAATGAAAGAGTAGATACTTGATGCAAGCATGGACAACCGTCAAGAAAGAATGCCGAACGATCATTTGCTTCAGATCTTGTTCAAGTTCTTCAGCAACACTTTGAGGAAGCTTCCGTAGTAAAGGCAAAACAGAATCAATCACAAAGATTATACTCTCCAAAAGCTGAGCCGCAACTCGATTATCAGCCTAACAGAAGCCATAAGAACAAGGTTTATCAAAAATTGTTTGGAGTAATTAACTTTTAAAGAACACCAAAAGAAAAGGAGGAATCAGGTGGCAGTGCAGTAGCAGTGACGATAGTCAACAAACGAGTACAGCGACATCCTGGATAAATATCTTTAGTATAAAGGAACATCCACTTACTAATGCATACACTCCAGACTGATATATTCAAAGCTCTAAGTAGGACATAGTCGAACCATCTCGTGCGACCTCTCATTCTATCCTCTATGTGTGTTACTTCAACCATATTAATAATCATTTCTAATCAAGTCCAATTTTGAATGAttacatccatctcaacattgtATTTCCGCGACACCCCTCTTCTGGATTTGTTGCACCCACAAAACATTGTTGGTCTCACAATCATTCTACAAGACTTTTCTTCTAATTGCAATGCACTCCTGTAACACACTCCCATTTAAGTTATAtttaaaaaagggcagcccggtgcactaaagctcccgctatgcgcggggtccggggaagggccttaccttgcatttctgccagaggctgtttccaaggcttgaacccgtgacctcctggtcaaatggcaacaactttaccGGTTACTCCAAGGCTTCCCTTCATTTAAGTTATATTAATTCTAAAGAATTCATCTTTGCCTATTATTCTATTTCCCAAGAAGATTAAGCGTGTACATCTAATTATATGCATTTAGGCACCATAATCTCATCCAAACTCAATTAACTTCCGTTCATTCAATGAGGGCTAAACTTGCATTGCATATATTTTCTCTTACTTTTACTTGTCATAAAACCTTATTCTCTAGAGTGTTTCTCACGATCTCCATGAGTTCAAATTTGATCGACTCCCCACTACAATTTCTTCTAGTAGTGAAACATCATTTGCAAATACATACATTACCTCACCCTACGTACTATTAGTTAGGTTATCAATAACTAAGGCAAACAAATAAAGCTCAAAGAATATCTCTAGTGTAACTCATGATGATGGGGAACTCCCTTGTATTTTCTCCTCCTATTCTCACACTTATGATCACTCGCTTAGTCACTTGTACATActctttttgttatttttatatttgatatGAATTTGTTTCTTCTTGTCTTCGTcgataattttttcttctcaagCACCCAAAAAAGAGTTTGTTCATACatcaaatcatataatttttaggTACTATCAACATTTAGCAAAAATGTAACCTTTGTTGTAGATTTACCATGCATAAATCCCAATTAGTTCTATGCTCTTATCATTCTTCCCAAAGATTCATTTGCATGACTCAAAAGTTCATTACCACTATCGTTTACATAACTTTGAATATCCGTTGTGTTCTTATCTTATCTAAACTAAGATATTCTATCTTTACTCATTTGATAGTTTTGCGCTTCTTAACATAAGATTAAATAGCTTGGTTTCAGAAAATAGTACAAAACATGGTTGGTATTAAATGATAACACACGGGTCTTCCCTGTGCTTCTTTTGAAACCATATAGGTGAATTGTGCATGAAAGTTTGAAACCCAAGAGCTATTTGTACTATATCACTTTCAAGTTAGCACACAGAAATAAACACACATTAACCAGTATTTTGTGCTTGAAACCCAAACGAGCCTTATTTACTATATCCATTTCAAGTTTGCTAATATACAAACTTAGTAGTGCATGCACCAGACACATATGCACCAAAAAAGTGCACCCAATTCCATCATTAAAAAGCAACTTTTTGTTCTTGGTTAATTAGAAAAGCAAAATTTCTCACATAGAAGAGGAGAATAACATAGAATCACTATGGAGTGGCGTAAAACCAAATAGATGCACAACCTGACTCTTCAAATAAGGTTGTAGCGTGATCACAAACTGGGAAGGATCAGAAGCTGGTGCACATAGAGTAGGATCAACAACACAAAAGGCATGCAAGAGCCTCATGTATGGTAGCATAAGCACCTCTCCTTCTCCGGTATTCATCTCTGTCACCTGAAGAAGAAGATACTTGAACATTCTATTTATAACAAAGAAGTCTAAATATTTAAGAGGCACCATCCTACAAATCAAATACCTGCAGTATTTTCTCCAGTAAGCACTTGCACATCAACTCACAGCGCCTACGGACTGAACCAAGGGAAGCGGGGTTGATACCGACAGCTTTAGCGGATTGTGAAAAGAAATCAAGGGCTAAGTTGCGTTTGATCACAGTTACAAGAAGTTGAAGACTGGGCATCCTTCTCAGCATCTGAACAATTTGCTCTGTTTTCTTAGCCACCTCAAGTGGAACAGAACTTCCATCTCCGAAATAATGATGTTGTGAACCAGAAGGTTCTtcaaaccaaaactcataaaatgtCTTGCAGACCAGGTCCTgcatataagaaaataaaacagaatCTAAGGATTCCTTGTATGCTTTTGGACTCTGGCCAAATAAAATTTTGTCCACATCAAGATATAGAAAGGTGTCAATTCTTTTCTGCTATAAATATAAAGGTTGTCATATAAAATCGAACAGGGAGTAATAATCTGAGCTTCTTATTTTACACTAATGTAACTCAAGCTTATACTTAACCTTCAActgttataatatatttatattaaagaTTTTTGTATATTTCAATTGTATTTTTCCAAGTAAAAGCTTCAATATTACACTTCTTCACTTTcactcaaaataaatacttaaTTCTTGTTAAATAAATACAAAGTTCAAAACCATTTCAAAGAAACCTGCCAACTACCCAGTCCATCCAACTGGAGGCTGTGTGGGCAGGACCGGGCGCCTACCCCTTGCAGAATGACTGGCTTGGGACTGGCCTGTGAATCGGACCAAGAATCGTGTGCCTTGTTCTAAGTCAACCATTTATAGGCCAATCCAACCACTTGTCAGGTCTAAAGTGTAACGATGATTATGGTCGATCATCATAAGAACCTTACATGTTCTACATTCATCTGGGGCAGATATTGTTATGGTCAGGCTGCTTGTATCACTATTTAACCAAGGAGAGGACAGAGGACCAAAGAGAATCAGCTCAAATGTTAAAATGGTAAGGAAATTGATTTGACTACTTCTACCTGTACACTGGATTCCTCATCATTTACTCGGGAAACAATTTCAACGCAAGCAGTAGTAAACTCTGAGAAGTTAGAATTTGAAGTGCACATGTCCCGTATGATTTTGATAGCACGCTTTCGCACACTTACTCCAGTATCCTTTATTCTTTCCGCCAACTTCTCAAAGTACTGCACAACCAAAAGAAGCGTTAGGAGTACAAATATAGCCATCCTGAACAAGGTGTCACCACAAGCATGTGGGATCAATAGATCTAAATTCAATACCTTCAGACCAACATCAGGATATGAAGCAATATGTCTGCCTACAAGTTCCAACGCAGCTTCTCGGGCAGATATAGCAGAGTCACAAAACCTCCCTTCCACTGCTGTTTGGACGAGCTTATCACCCAAAACCTCTGGATCAGCCTCAACAATGATACTAACCTGCTCTCATTATGACACAAACAAGAGGAGCAGAAACTAAGTACTTCAGAAGTTGGAACagaagaaatataaattttagaaTGTGTATGCAACCCACTTACTGCTCGCAATGCCTTTGCACGAATGATTGGAGAGTTCTCCCGCAAACTTGCCTGTAAAGCACCTTATAATGAGTTTAAAAATCTATGTTCTCGAGTAAAAGTGGGAAAGTGTTATTTCACCAACCAGAAGCACTTGCAGAATCTTGTCGAATCCTCTGGAGAAAGAACTATTCTGTCCCAATGCTAAAGTAATCTTTTTTGCCGACTCTCTCGTCATAAGTGAAGAAAGGGAACCAGAGTCGCGCACGATTGCTTGTGACTTTAATCGTgcaacataatacataaacttTTGCTCTGAATTAGGGTCATCTTTGTACCAAAGACAAAGATAGAACCTGCAATTATTTTTCTTGGCAGGATtatcaaaaataggaaaaaactAATAGCATTAAAATATCAATTCAGAAGCACTGACCAGCGAGTAAATAGATGTAAATCATCCACAGTTGCAGCATCATGAAGATAATTCAGTAGTAGCTGCTGAACAATCTCCAAATTTGTGATTGCCTCAGTAACTTGTGACGATTTTCCTGACTTAGTACAGTTATTTTGCCCAGGATACTTGGACTGAGACTCGCATAGTGATTTCAGCACAAGAAGTTGCTTCTTGGAGAAACACATCTGGCAATGAAAGCCGCGATTCGGAATTTCATGACCGCTGATTCCAGTACAGTTAACATGAAATAGTCTCTGACAACCATGGCATTGAACAAGTGATTTGTCAATCCTGGTATCCGAACAAGCAGAACATGCATCCTTGGGAAGATTCCGGTCAATGATGTCCCCACTTCTCAACTCCTTTACTATCCAGAATTTCTCCTCCCTACAACGGACTGCATCTTGTTTCAGCCTTGCAGCAATTGTGCCAAGAAGGTCAATGGCCATTGAACGAACAGAAATATCTTTAGATTTCAACCCAGCATTTTGGAGGAGTAAAACACAAAGAACCTGCATATAAGTGTATCTTTAATATATAGCCAATAAAGAGGATTCAGAAATATAACCACATCTCTAATACCTCCAGAAGAGGAGCAGAGGCAGGATATTCAGGCAAATTCAAAGTAGTTAACAGATCAATGACAAGATTCTCAATCATTGTCTTCAACTCAGCTGCCTCTtgattttttgtgtttgttaaaCGTTGAAGAACACGACTCCAGAAAAGACAGCAAGCTTCTGTGACTGACTCAAAGGATTTGGTAGGGTAACTGGCATCAATTGAGACTTCTAGTGAAGGACTGTCAGATGATTCCCTCAGAACATCCGGAAGGTTTGAACTGCTGTGAACGATTTGAATTAAAAGAGCAGTGATGAGCTGGATTTGCCTCTGCTCTTCGTCAGGTAGAGGATAAGTTCTAGGCATGCGCTTAGAAGAGGGTAACTTCAAAAGAATCTGAAGTGCCTCATCCATTATAGAAGCACGATGCTGTGTGTATGCATAAAATATCTGGACACTCAACAACATATACACAATTAAGTTCCAAAGTAGTTATGATTGATTTAGACTAAAAGGACAAACTTCTAGTAAATTAAGCTTCATTACCCCACTTATTAAGCTTATTGATTTCATTTGCAAAAGCTGGATGTTCTCAACCACAAATGTTGTGAAACAGGTCTTAATAAGTTGAATAATGCAACTGTCTGGTAGGCGCTCTATAGTGCACAACTCCTTAAGAaaaccaagaatcacatcaagcTTCTGAAGTATATTACTAACAGCAGAAGAAACCCTACAAAGTTGATAATACCAGTATGAGGTTATAGGACCATTTCATATGAGAGACAAAAAATCATTATCAAGGACACCAATATACAATCATACTTGTTTGATGTAGACTTCCTTGGTTTCACACTCCTAGTAGATCTCTTCTTCCTATTTGGTGAAACAAAATCCCCATCGacctcttcatcttcttcacctggaagcatatgaaaacatagatAGTCTTTAAGTAAAAGACTGGACTATATCTAGCATATATatagaacaacaacaacaacccagtgaaatcccacaacgtgggtctggggagagtaaagtgtacgcagaccatactcctaccaaggtaggacggctgtttccgaaagaccctcggctcaaaaaagcataaaaagaggtcagataaggctaagaaattcaaagcaatttggaaagcaaataacgaaagctaTACAGATAAAACTGAACCCTTAGACCTATCAGACAAATGGGAATCAGAATTCACAGTTTGAAAACTACAAGATAGAACAGAGTCATAGAAGAATAGAACAAGAGAGGGTATGGTAATTGATAAAGCTAAAATGTTTTACTACCCCAATGATCCAAGCCATCCTCAAGCCATAAACAATAGAACTATTCCACAGGTTAACCCCTTCACATTTTcgcaatttcttctttttatgaCAAGAAAAACCCGTAGCCGCTACCCTTTGGGTGCGCACAGAGTAAAAACTCCGCtcctatgcaatagctcgcaaaccaCACAGGAGAGGTAACCCGCACTAAGCAAGCCCGGTGCGACAATTTTAGACTACAAGTCTACAATAGCAATGCCTCGATCCCAAACAAGTTGGGGTCAGGAATAGGAATGCTCACTATTCCATTTAAGCTCAACTCATGTCATCATTACACCAAATAAAACTAAAAGAGAAATAAGTTAAATATATGTAAATACATGTagcaataatataataatattagaCGTCCTCTAAACATATTCGCAACTAGTGGATATCACCTATATGGATCTTTTTCCTTGGTTGTGCTCTATCTTTAGCTAAGTTGCATCAATTCCAAGAAACTACGCCAATTTTAGACTGATTTAATAAAATACTCATCAACACAAAATGATTCCAGAACCATCGTAGAGCTTTGTCACTTTCTTAGAAGGATAGTAAATAGAGAAACTGAAGATTGGAAAGGTAAAGTGATGAGAGAAAAGGACTGGCAATAGTTATGGGCAGAATAGAAGTTCAAAATATGGACTGAAGGAGAGATAAAATACTGATAAGATACTTCAGTCACTGAGGATTGATGGTTAGATCTAATTTAATATACTCTATCTCCATCCATTTTTAAGTAAGGAAAACTTAAAAACTCCTTTCTAGAGTTCCCAACCAATTTTTCAGCTCTGCAGAAGATTCTTTCAACGATCTCCAAATATCACAAAGGCAGACAATTTAATTCTAGACGCCACCAAGAAGTTTCAAAATCTTGAGATACCATTACACTAACATTGGCTTTTAACTTTCCTACATTAAGTATTTTGTTCACAAGAATGCCTTGAGGTAAGCACTTCTAAATTTTACTTCCTATAAATTCTGCAAGTTATAGAATTTCTTTACATgtcattttttaattcaatCTAACTCATTCGTTTACCTGACTTCACAATCATCGAGAAGTCAATTTTCTAATGACTTCAATAAATGTTCAAATGAAGCCCTAGTATACTAATAATCAATAATCTAGTACTCAGAATTCTACCTTCAGGAATCCCTATCTCGGGTGGTTTGTGCAGCGCACGGTATACTGGATCACTACCAAAGATAACATCCATAACTTGGTGCCGAGAGAACTCCACGATTCTTTCAATGATCTGGTACCAAAGACCAAGGTCAGCTGAAAAGTTAACAAACTAAAAAGAGACATGCAAAGATACCAACACAAGAATCAAAACGAAATCTGTATTTGTAATTTACAAGGTATATTCAGTAAAAGGAAAGAACAAAAAAGAGTTAAGAGCATACTTCTTCTTTATATAATTGCTTGGGCATCCCATTGTAAGCCATTA
It contains:
- the LOC129896782 gene encoding sister chromatid cohesion protein SCC2; the protein is MANSSGSSGVPQGISLSNTVHSEIAPSLPLPSLPVFCGALDQELRLFDERSESRSLNRSDVLIHASKIADLLQNTDVSYLNLRADASPQSCVFVGHLDLHNEVLACNSEAFALINAGPIKDTARSRKANSNPLESIPAVQLPRQGTVEIHNYQHDHVISDVTASSRKPKVKKKGRENTLLSSGPDASECQDAVAAGFCEMLEDFCGRAEIFSDERDEREFLTMSAADLKVVLREITSIRAKKALNLIPVDNLVRLLRVLDHQIHRAEGLSINDCEHMDTEVVSLIFSALESIHAALAIMAYNGMPKQLYKEEIIERIVEFSRHQVMDVIFGSDPVYRALHKPPEIGIPEGEEDEEVDGDFVSPNRKKRSTRSVKPRKSTSNKVSSAVSNILQKLDVILGFLKELCTIERLPDSCIIQLIKTCFTTFVVENIQLLQMKSISLISGIFYAYTQHRASIMDEALQILLKLPSSKRMPRTYPLPDEEQRQIQLITALLIQIVHSSSNLPDVLRESSDSPSLEVSIDASYPTKSFESVTEACCLFWSRVLQRLTNTKNQEAAELKTMIENLVIDLLTTLNLPEYPASAPLLEVLCVLLLQNAGLKSKDISVRSMAIDLLGTIAARLKQDAVRCREEKFWIVKELRSGDIIDRNLPKDACSACSDTRIDKSLVQCHGCQRLFHVNCTGISGHEIPNRGFHCQMCFSKKQLLVLKSLCESQSKYPGQNNCTKSGKSSQVTEAITNLEIVQQLLLNYLHDAATVDDLHLFTRWFYLCLWYKDDPNSEQKFMYYVARLKSQAIVRDSGSLSSLMTRESAKKITLALGQNSSFSRGFDKILQVLLASLRENSPIIRAKALRAVSIIVEADPEVLGDKLVQTAVEGRFCDSAISAREAALELVGRHIASYPDVGLKYFEKLAERIKDTGVSVRKRAIKIIRDMCTSNSNFSEFTTACVEIVSRVNDEESSVQDLVCKTFYEFWFEEPSGSQHHYFGDGSSVPLEVAKKTEQIVQMLRRMPSLQLLVTVIKRNLALDFFSQSAKAVGINPASLGSVRRRCELMCKCLLEKILQVTEMNTGEGEVLMLPYMRLLHAFCVVDPTLCAPASDPSQFVITLQPYLKSQADNRVAAQLLESIIFVIDSVLPLLRKLPQSVAEELEQDLKQMIVRHSFLTVVHACIKCLCSVSKVGGKGSTIVEHLIQLFFKRLDSLGFTNKQNFQQVGRSLFCLGLLIRYSSSLLHASVSSNNLHVSSSLNLFKKYLQAEDFVIKVRSLQALGYVFIARPECMLEKDVGRILEATLSYNTDTRLKMQSLQNMYEYLLDAESQMGTNNASENEVANTALGGPSVPVAAGAGDTNICGGIIQLYWAKILERCLDVNELVRQSSLKIVEVVLRQGLVHPITCVPSLIALETDPQEVNSKLAHHLLMNMNEKYPSFFESRLGDGLQMSFMFIQAMNKGDSQSLKPQSKAPGIMSGKSEPGLFTHARLGVSRIYKLIRGNRISRNKFMASVVRKFDTPSWSDQVGPFLIYCTEILASLPFTSPDEPLYLIYSINRIIQVRAGTVEANMKGFLQFLQAGCQKINGSGSILTEPNQPIRCETETMVANSKIEEGFEGDHVGGDYGSVDPYMPHLASSNPHGISNADLQMIQVECLAAGALQLLLRLKRHLKIVYDLNDARCQAYSPNDPLKPGEGLSKQSLPFNVNEINIEHPKNYEDFVRRYQDFKNALKEDTVDYAIYTANIKRKRPPPRRSRKSGRMMGGDDEDYEDDEDWGSGMKTSNSVRRSSSRLRQHF